Within Primulina tabacum isolate GXHZ01 chromosome 5, ASM2559414v2, whole genome shotgun sequence, the genomic segment attatattgtatattaaataaatacacaataaataaataacagtaaaataaatataattatttttattacctttttcttctgtttggagcttggaaaagtatgtaggacttttagagcttcgtgctgataacgtgttgtgaaaaagtaaaaatttatggtaaaaagtaaaaatctcaaactctcaaaatttaccaaactacacactttataatatttttctttctactcaattgtgattttcttcacaaatgagagatctatttataggaaatctttacaaataatccaaaaataaaatacatcattacctacatcatcacacactaatttttaatatttacaactcttattttcaacattcaaatattcaacattcaaatattcaatactcacattttaaatatatttttcaacacattTCACTTTTTAGTTGAAAttcaattttgttttttatttttaaataacgatttcttttctttttttaccATGCTGTTATTAAACATCCGCATTTAATTCTACTTTAGATGATTAAAACCTGAAATTAAATCAATTTGGCTTATATTAAATAATGacagaatttaatttattcccTAAATTGCTAACTAAAAAATGAAATTGTAAACTACATAATTTAGAGTTTCAATTAATTGCAGGTACACACTGCTGCTCTTCCTCTTTGAATACAGAGCTGCAACTATACTAATACAAACCCAATTCCCCGGCGGAACAGCCGCCGCCGTAACCAAATTCGACATCGACAATGACATCATCTCCCTGGACGGCCGGAACCCACTCTGCACTGACTCCGAAATCGACGACGCCGGACGCATTATTCGTGTCCGCATCCGACGTTCCACATCCTCCACCCCACCATCATCCTCCGTGGGGGTCACCCCACGCGCCTCCAATCTCTCCAACGCCGATATATTCTCCATCAACACACCCCACCAGTTCGGGCTCGGGTTTCAACCGTTCAGCCCGAGGATCTCGGGTTACGCTTCTTCTGACGCATATTCCCTCCAACCCACCCCAAGAGCTTCGAGCTTCAACGAAATGAATTCCACCGCCACGAGCCCCGCCGCGGGTAAGGTTTCCAGTCTGCCATCACCGGTGGTGAAAATCCTGTGGGAGTCGCCGTCAGAGGGGTCCAGAGGTAATGTTAACATCGGAGGTACGTTTGAATGTTACGTCAATTATTGCCCCTGACAGTGTATATTTCTTGCAAGATTTTGCTTGGATTTAGCGATAGCTTAAATTGGATTTTTTTTCTCGAAATTAACGAAAAAGAATCCAGAAACATAGGCGTAAGAGTTTAGACAATGCATGCAGATGGCAGGCGTCGGTAGGGTGTTGCATGTAGATTTTCATAATATGCCACCAGGTTTGAGCATACGCACAGAGAATTGACCTGACAATGTTGGTGGCCAAATTAATACAACTAATAAAttccttcaaaaaaaaatataataattttaaaaaataatactaaatattttaaagaatcgttaattctaaaatattttaatttggaGAGGAGCTTTCGTGAAAATAATGTTACTGCAAATTAGAAATCAATAATGCAATGAATTTGAtacatataataaataaatattatatatttaaaattacaagTTCCCTAAATGGGTTTTACATCTGTTTTGTTACTTGGTTTTATCAAGTTTCCGTGAAGAATTTCAATTTACTTAATCAAAAAGCGAGATCGAGTAATTATTAATATTTCGCTTGCATCGTAACAATGTATTTTTCAACGATTTATCCGCACAATCCGATTTAAAGTTAACAGTACACActttttttttctccttttaTTCCATTACTTTTTTGTGTTGCATCTTGTCGGAAAAGAAAAACCCTTGAGTTCATGAATTTTTGCGGGGAAATTGTAAATCAGATCTCGCATTAATTCGTTAAAACCGATCTAAAAATTCTATTGTGTCCGATCGATAGAGAATAGCCATCCCAACCaaaaaaccaacaaaaaaattcgcgttttcttgatttttgaagaaaaaccaacaaaaaaattCGCGTTTTCTCGATTTTTGAAGAAATCGACATAGTTTAAATAACCTtctaaaatatcataaataaaaattcattgGTGTCTTTCTcctattgtaattttttttaaaggacctttttttttcttttactcTTTTCTAGTGTTTACAGTGTTGTTGGGGTCAATTTTTGGTAATGGATGGCATTATTATTACTAGGAAGCACGTGAGTCTGAATTAGGATTCGATACTTATATTTGTATCATCGTTCCTTTGAATTTATGTAGTAATGATGGTAATAATAGTGATGATTATAATAtctttattatattaaaattaaaggAAATTTAATAAAACTAGATCCATGTGTgcaatatatgtatatttttccaGATAAAGATCTTAGCTTTAGAGACTTCATAAAGATTCCAGTGGAAGAGGGATATGACATGAAAGGTGAGCCGGCCAATCACGAAATGCCACGTGCTGTGGTTATGCTAAGAATTATATTAATCGTGGTTGGAAGGAAGCTTTCGCGTAATCCAAATACCTATTCCAGCGTTTTAGGCCTTTTATGGTCTCTCGTATCCTTTAAGTAAGTTGTCAGCTTAATTTCAATCATCATACACATCTGATcagtaatttttattttttaaaaaaagagttTATAATGAAATAACAAATCTTGTCGGGATGAGATAACAGATGGAAAGTGGCAACGCCGAGTGTGGTGAAATACTCGATCAAAATCATATCGGATGCAGGGCTTGGGATGGCCATGTTCAGTTTGGGTATGttatttatcttaattaattattttatttaaaaaaaaacaagggAAAATGTGAATGTTATTATTTTAGGGTTGTTCATGGCACTCCAGCCTCGAATGATCGCTTGCGGCTTAAAGATGGGAGCTATATCGATGGTGATCAGATTTATAGGCGGTCCGATGTTGATGTCTGGGGCGTCTCTAGCCATCGGGCTTAAAGGAGTGCACCTTCATGCGGCCATAGTTCAGGTATTAAAACTTTTTTTAATATATCAGTATTGTTTTTAAGGGTAATTGTGTATTGTGTAGGCAGCTCTTCCCCAAGGGATTGTACCATTTGTATTTGCTAGAGAATATGGGTTGCATCCGGACATATTAAGCACCGGGTGGGCCTAAAATTTGAAGAGTAAAATTGTTTTTGttctatatattttttaaaacttaattTTATTCGACTGATTTTTGCAGGGTTATATTCGGCATGTTGATTTCTTTACCCATTACAATACTATATTACATATTATTAGGCCTATGATCAACCTCCCGGCCCACTTAATTATTGGGTCCAATTCAACAGCACTTGATATGTATAAGCGTGTAAAACAAATTCTATTGTGATTTTCAgatttaatatttgaatttcatgAAATTATATTTCAAGTTACGAATTtgctaattttaaaatgaatcaagTACGTAAACCATgcttctttaattaattgttttctaTCTGTATTATATTTTAGTTACTTtcatgagaaatattttttaaaaaaatattaatatgatcAAAATATTCTGAATACATCTATGCGTGTATTCGAAACGATGTTTATTATGATCAAAATTTAATAgcgaattatatatataattgaaaaATCTAGACTTATTCATGACAGATGACATCAGCCATGCTTTGGAAGGACCGTTATGACAGTTAATTCATTGCTTATATCGAACTGTTCAATGTTCCACGCCGCAAACTAACTTAATTGTCGTGATCcttttcaaattaaataaacaatctcaatttattaaatatttgaacAACAAAATTTATTGAAGTGATTCCATGATTTCAACAACGTAGTGCCTTCAAATTGTGACCAATGttaaacatatatatcattCACATCACAAGTATATAGTCacgcattaaaatatattttcagaaaaggAAAAACAATGGGTTAAAAAATGTAATAAATTATCATCTTTAGGAACAAGAAGGATTCTTCACCCCTAAAAGTAGATTAAATTGTATAGAGACATGGATTTAATCGAAATAACATAATGtaaaaaattatcatattttaagCTCAATCGTAACAGTCCTCActccaaaaaatttgaaaaaattagcTGTATATAAATACTGATTGATGCTTCCGTCAAGAATTTTTTATTCTTTGAGATTATGTCTAAAAACGAGACTAAACTTAAAACCTTCGACATTAGTTGTAACTTGTAAGCATCCGGAATAAGTGGGTTGTTAAGTGCAGTTATATCATACATTTGGAATTCCTTCTTCACCAATTCATacgtaaataataataataaaaaaaaagagtttTCCGCCATGTCCGAGGCGTCGGAAGCCGAATTCCACTCTGGCAGATTAGTCCACTCATCTGAATCTGGCAGGCTAATCTCTTCTTCCAGTCGCTGGAACTCCACAGAAGTCGACTTCAGTTATCTCTCTCGATCAGTGGACGGATTTGATACTCTCCCTTCTCGTTTCTCTAAATCCGTGGATTTCAATCTAACCATCGGTGACAAAGGGTTCTTAAGGCGTTGCGTTTACACGATGATTTTCATGGTTGTTTTCATTCCTGTTTTGGTTCTACTGTTACGTTTCTTGATACACAGGAATGAAGATGATGGCGGTCCCAAGAACCTGTCGCTTGCTTTGAAGCAAGCCCTTCTGTTTTTCGACGCTCAGAAAtgtatattttttgaaattttttcaatTTCTGTGACTAAATGGCCATCGTAGTTTCAGCCTTTGCATGTTTCCTGACATCCCTTTTGGAATTTAAGTCACCAATTCTTCCTATTGAACCCCATTTGTTTGTTCATGCAGCGGGTCATTTCCCGGGGAACAGTACGATTAATTTTCGGGGAGATTCTGGTTTAAATGATGGAAAAGATGGGCAAACCAATGCTGATCTTGTCGGAGGATACTATGATTCAGGAAATAATATGAAGTTTAGCTTTTCTACAGCTTATACAGTTACTATACTAAGCTGGACAGTGATTGAGTATCAGCAAAAGTATGCTGACCTTGGAGAGCTCGATCATATAAAAGACATTATCAAATGGGGAACCGATTACTTGCTCAAAGTCTTCATTCCACCAGTTTCAAATGAAGAGTCAGCCGTTTTATATTCTCAGGTCAAGCATTTCAAATCCCTTTTGACGATATTTTTCTAGCTATATATGAGTGAAAAATTGATCCATTTTTGTGTTGGAAACCAAGGTTGGTGGAAGCGAGGGCAGTTCGAATCAAGAAAACGACATTAATTGTTGGCAAAAACCAGAGGACATGAAGTATACCAGGCCTGTTTCTGCGTGTGATGATACTGCTGCTGATTTAGCCGGAGAGATGGTTGCAGCAATGTCGGCTGCATCGCTAGTTCTCATTGGCGATAAGGAATATTCAAAAAGACTAGTTGACGCTGCAGAAAATTTATTTAACTTAGCAACGAGGCAGGATCAGTCCCACAAGCCTGGAAAGTACACCGAAGATGGTGCTTGTGGCGGTCTAGCCGTCAATTTTTACAACTCGACAACTTATGTTGATGAGTTAGTTTGGGGAGGAACATGGTTATTTTTCGCTACAGGGAACAGCAGTTACCTAGAGTACTCAACTAATAAATTTGATTCCGCGGAGAAGGAAGAATTGGTTTCTGAAAAAGGGGTGTTCTATTGGAACAACAAGTTCACAGCAAATGCGGTAAAACTTCTGTgtgttcttgagtttcatgtcttgggtACAACATAATTGTTGATCTTGCAACAGATTGTAACTCATATTGCAGGTCTTGATGACAAGAATCAGATATTTCATAGATCTTGGCTATCCGTATGAAGATGCATTAGCCACAAACAGAACAGATTTGCTCATGTGTTCGTATCTTTCTAATCAAAAAATAAGTGTGACTAACGGTAAATTTAACGAAATATAATACTTAAGTTAATTGATCTTACTATTCGTTCATGTGATGAGAATTTTTGTGGAAATGTTCAAGGTGGGCTAGTTCTCCTAAAACCAGATATTAACGCCCCACTCCAATATGTTGCAACTTCATCTTTTCTCAGCAAATTATACAGCGACTATCTTGAACTGTTGAGCAGAACTGGTGGCAGTTGTAATACCGCAACCTTTTCGATTCAAATGTTACGAGATTTCTCCATCTCTCAGGTACTCGGACACATTGTGATTTAAGGAACCAAGATGTTCGATTTTTTTTGTggcaaattcataaaaattctaCTTTTTTCAGGTGAATTACATACTAGGAGATAATCCAATGAAGATGAGCTACATGGTAGGATACGGGAACCGTTACCCGGTGCATGTTCACCACAGGGCTGCATCAATTCCGCAGGATGGAAAATGGCACTCATGCTCAGAAGGAGACGGGTTCTTGAATTCGAAAGACAAAAATCCCAACATTCTTTTTGGAGCAATGGTAGGAGGGCCAGATAAAAATGATGCTTTCTTGGACGATAGAGCCAAGCCGTGGTTTACAGAGCCAAGCATATCAAGCAATGCTGGTTTAGTGGCGGCCCTCGTCGCACTTCTGGATCCAGCTGATTCCGATGCCCATAATTTAGGCATAGACGAAATGGGAATGTTTCGAAATGTTCATTAAATTCCAAACAAGTACACGTGTTCTTTTTTGCTCCATGAAGTCTTCAAAGATCTTTCACCAACAAATTAACGAAAAGCGACTTAATAAAATAACGGAAATATCCGTACAACGAATATTACATGTCATGTAAAGAATCACGAGGTTGAAAATTGAActtcatttattatttaattgccAAAATTTTGTACgatgtgagacaaatatctcaTTTGAGTCAtacatgtattattttttattgtaaatatcgatagaATTGACTCGTATCATAGATAAAGACATACTCTATTTAATTTACTCAATATTCTCTCCTCTATGTaaccttcaaattttccaaTACATGTATTCATACAAAAATGTATTTAAATGAACCAAATTTTTTAAGTTCGACtatttattaatattgaaaattattattattatttaaaaaactaattaattaaataaacatgttGAATTGATTTGAATAATTGAAGTTTAACTACAGTAAATTTGTACTGACTTATTTATAGTATTTTATAAATTACATcactaaataaaaaaatcagcGAGCAACTAACGTATGTGCATGTTCCATGCAAATTTCTTGGACTTGATAATAAAACCATTCTTTCATAGACTTCAAACATGTTTTATCTTAACAAGAACTGACACAACAGTTGAGTTTATGTTTAGATATTTCGAGCAACTTACgctatttaaacaaaaaaatttcaatttatttgtcataaataattattttatttaataactcaataattattttaaaatttgtctaATCATTTAGTAACTCATAGATATTCGAACAAGCATCTTAAATTTACAAATTGGGATTTATTTGATGCTGATCATTTAAACAAATTTCCTCAAAAAATTGAAACTTTCCCAAAAAAACTGATGCTCACCAAAATTTAAACctttcaaaatatattattaggTACATAAATCATTCCGTACAAAATATTATAGACACATAAAATACAATTAATTGCACAAAATCAACCTAAATCTATAGGTTATCCCCTACAAATTCGATACAAAAATAACACAcacataaaatatcattaaatTCCCCTGGGTTgataaaaagtttaaaattttaagttaaaCAACAACTACCCTcgtcaaatttttttctttttttgttccGACGGGTACGATGAATAAGACGGAGACAACGGAGATTGCTGCGGATACAGCCGTGGCAGAGGAGACATCCACATCAACGGCGACAACTGACAAGGTGACAGAACCGTCGCAGCAGCCACGAGATGGGCAACGATGGCGGCGGAGCTGAAGATTGCCGCGGTGACGACATATATAAACGATGACAACGATTTATATCGTTTTTCTATTGACGGAGTCGAGCAAGATTCAATATCATAGAAAGTGAAATATAGCAACCATACCCAAAAAAACCCAGTAGTACTGAACAAACTACAGATGTAAAATGGTTGCTAAAAATgtcataaaatcttaatttttgGGTATGAGTATGTAACAGACAAGGAATTTTTGAAGTCCCAACCTGCGTTCATCAGGATGAGCCAAGTCTATTGACCACCCTATCTTTTGCAAAAGTAAATAAGAATGATTGATGTGAATGGTGTGTTGACTTTGAATTTGGTTAACCGTAATTCTATACTGTGTTAATTTCGAATTTGATATTTGACTTTTGTTTTATATAAGACAAGCAAAGAATAAAAGCAATTAGAACATATCACACAAACACTAGTGTATATCACCGCAATAAGATCCGAAGAACCTTATAAAGGAAGTCATTCCGTTCCATCTTTTTCGACTCTTCCATGTCTTTGCCCGATTTCCTGATAATTGAACAGATTCGAGCATGTGCATACAGAAAATACACAGCAGTGTTCGTGGTGATGACTTGCAACTCTTCTGGCATCAAAGTTACAAATCGGGGGCGATGTCATAGCTACAAACTAGTCCTATGAAGGCCGACTTGCCTTATATTTTTATCTTCGAGATAGTCACAATAAGGAAAAAGGGATTTTTGTAGCATGTCATCAAACCAGAGTACAGTTGATACTATATTTTTTTCCCTTTGTTTTAGTATAAAATGAATATAGGAaagtttaaaataaatggaactCATAGTACTATAATattgaagaaaaagaaaatatttaactcaaaatatcatattaaataagtttatttcataaaaatattattaacacAAAGAAATATGCTAGTAAAAATTTCGAAATCaacaatttattttttacaaaatatgaaaaaaaacgttcgataaataatattaaaaatcataatgaGCTAATAAAAAGATCTAATTGAGAAGAAGTAAAACGTCTGTTTGGATATTGGTTCTGGCCCAAATTGAGATGTTATATGGTTATTGGACCATAGATGATAGTGGCCCAATATTAAGCCCATGAAGTTTCCAACTAACACAGACGCGTGTAGTTGGCGTATCATCATTATTTGGAGGTGACAATTTTCCCATAGCCATGGCGGGTACCTTAACTGTCACCATATCGCTGCTCACGCTCCCGCGTACGTTAGCCGCGACCAGAGTTTTTAGCTCTTCTCTATCATCTTCGAAATGCTATTCAATCATGGGTTTCAATCCTCTGAGTCGTGGGACCACTGTACCGCCCTCAAGAATGCTTGTGATTCGAGCTGCCAGAGACGAGTCCAAAAGGGTATCTCTAGGTTTCAGAGCACCAGATTTTGAGGTTTGTGAAAATTTTCATGGTAAATTgagtatatttaatttatgggtatttttgtttatttataaCATGGGAATTTGGATTGTAGCTTCCAGAGCCGCTGACTGGAAATTTGTGGAAACTGGAGGATTTTGAATCTTACCCGGCTTTGCTggtattgatattttattattcatgTAAGAGggtatcattttattttgttgattttggtaATGTAATTCAAACATGATTGACTGAAACTATGTTGTATTCTGcctcatttttattttatttgaattataCTGCTCCTTTTTGCTTCCATTTTCCCAATAGATATCAGCTCGAGATAGGAATTTAGTTGAGTGACAGGAAGGTAAAATTATAACCTTTTTCCCCGatgaaattgatatttttatgaGCCCTTAACAATGGGATTttgga encodes:
- the LOC142545897 gene encoding auxin efflux carrier component 6-like isoform X3; its protein translation is MGIPLLRAMYGEFTQSIMVQLVVLQCIIWYTLLLFLFEYRAATILIQTQFPGGTAAAVTKFDIDNDIISLDGRNPLCTDSEIDDAGRIIRVRIRRSTSSTPPSSSVGVTPRASNLSNADIFSINTPHQFGLGFQPFSPRISGYASSDAYSLQPTPRASSFNEMNSTATSPAAGKVSSLPSPVVKILWESPSEGSRGNVNIGDKDLSFRDFIKIPVEEGYDMKGEPANHEMPRAVVMLRIILIVVGRKLSRNPNTYSSVLGLLWSLVSFKWKVATPSVVKYSIKIISDAGLGMAMFSLGLFMALQPRMIACGLKMGAISMVIRFIGGPMLMSGASLAIGLKGVHLHAAIVQLFPKGLYHLYLLENMGCIRTY
- the LOC142545897 gene encoding auxin efflux carrier component 6-like isoform X2 — encoded protein: MGIPLLRAMYGEFTQSIMVQLVVLQCIIWYTLLLFLFEYRAATILIQTQFPGGTAAAVTKFDIDNDIISLDGRNPLCTDSEIDDAGRIIRVRIRRSTSSTPPSSSVGVTPRASNLSNADIFSINTPHQFGLGFQPFSPRISGYASSDAYSLQPTPRASSFNEMNSTATSPAAGKVSSLPSPVVKILWESPSEGSRDKDLSFRDFIKIPVEEGYDMKGEPANHEMPRAVVMLRIILIVVGRKLSRNPNTYSSVLGLLWSLVSFKWKVATPSVVKYSIKIISDAGLGMAMFSLGLFMALQPRMIACGLKMGAISMVIRFIGGPMLMSGASLAIGLKGVHLHAAIVQAALPQGIVPFVFAREYGLHPDILSTGVIFGMLISLPITILYYILLGL
- the LOC142545897 gene encoding auxin efflux carrier component 6-like isoform X1, whose protein sequence is MGIPLLRAMYGEFTQSIMVQLVVLQCIIWYTLLLFLFEYRAATILIQTQFPGGTAAAVTKFDIDNDIISLDGRNPLCTDSEIDDAGRIIRVRIRRSTSSTPPSSSVGVTPRASNLSNADIFSINTPHQFGLGFQPFSPRISGYASSDAYSLQPTPRASSFNEMNSTATSPAAGKVSSLPSPVVKILWESPSEGSRGNVNIGDKDLSFRDFIKIPVEEGYDMKGEPANHEMPRAVVMLRIILIVVGRKLSRNPNTYSSVLGLLWSLVSFKWKVATPSVVKYSIKIISDAGLGMAMFSLGLFMALQPRMIACGLKMGAISMVIRFIGGPMLMSGASLAIGLKGVHLHAAIVQAALPQGIVPFVFAREYGLHPDILSTGVIFGMLISLPITILYYILLGL
- the LOC142544650 gene encoding endoglucanase 25-like — encoded protein: MSEASEAEFHSGRLVHSSESGRLISSSSRWNSTEVDFSYLSRSVDGFDTLPSRFSKSVDFNLTIGDKGFLRRCVYTMIFMVVFIPVLVLLLRFLIHRNEDDGGPKNLSLALKQALLFFDAQKSGHFPGNSTINFRGDSGLNDGKDGQTNADLVGGYYDSGNNMKFSFSTAYTVTILSWTVIEYQQKYADLGELDHIKDIIKWGTDYLLKVFIPPVSNEESAVLYSQVGGSEGSSNQENDINCWQKPEDMKYTRPVSACDDTAADLAGEMVAAMSAASLVLIGDKEYSKRLVDAAENLFNLATRQDQSHKPGKYTEDGACGGLAVNFYNSTTYVDELVWGGTWLFFATGNSSYLEYSTNKFDSAEKEELVSEKGVFYWNNKFTANAVLMTRIRYFIDLGYPYEDALATNRTDLLMCSYLSNQKISVTNGGLVLLKPDINAPLQYVATSSFLSKLYSDYLELLSRTGGSCNTATFSIQMLRDFSISQVNYILGDNPMKMSYMVGYGNRYPVHVHHRAASIPQDGKWHSCSEGDGFLNSKDKNPNILFGAMVGGPDKNDAFLDDRAKPWFTEPSISSNAGLVAALVALLDPADSDAHNLGIDEMGMFRNVH